Proteins from a single region of Chryseobacterium sp. W4I1:
- a CDS encoding GNAT family N-acetyltransferase, with the protein MKLNSNITIKTDRLILKPIVEDYADDINTYFTAEITRYMPFNPEGNMNDVLSFVDHSKKSLLNNTDLVMVAVDSDENFMGCCGIHHITSESIEVGLWLKKSVQGVGLGTEIIINLIQFIENHFTFKYILYPVDEENIASKKIPEKLGFIPYKKYKKNKGSSFLNIVEYRKYYSE; encoded by the coding sequence ATGAAACTGAACAGTAATATTACAATTAAAACTGACCGGCTGATATTAAAACCGATTGTAGAGGATTATGCCGATGACATTAATACCTATTTTACAGCAGAAATTACAAGATATATGCCTTTCAATCCGGAGGGTAATATGAATGATGTTCTCAGTTTTGTAGACCATTCAAAAAAATCACTGTTAAATAATACTGATTTGGTAATGGTAGCAGTTGATTCAGATGAAAATTTTATGGGTTGCTGTGGTATTCATCATATAACCTCTGAATCTATAGAAGTAGGTTTGTGGCTGAAAAAAAGTGTGCAGGGTGTGGGTTTGGGTACAGAAATAATTATAAACCTTATTCAGTTTATAGAGAATCATTTTACTTTTAAGTATATTTTATATCCTGTAGATGAAGAAAATATTGCCAGTAAAAAGATACCGGAAAAATTAGGTTTTATCCCTTATAAAAAATACAAAAAAAATAAAGGATCATCTTTTCTTAATATAGTAGAATACAGAAAATATTATTCGGAGTAA
- a CDS encoding DMT family transporter: MQKLALFRLHLIVFLWGFTAILGKLIQANAQILVFYRMLFAAIFLFVFIRIYKKESIKVSKKIFFQLAGIGFAMALHWYCFFYSIKVSNVSIALSCLSLSTLFASILEPIIFKRKIDVSEVVMGAVIVACILLIFKTEFHFKEGIIYGVLCAVFGTVFSVFNGKMFGKTSSGNIIFYEIFCGWFILMLFYVGTGHIFEMNEINYRDLALICLLASVFTAFPMLESVKLMKYISPFTLILTVNLEPVYGIVLAFFIFGDSEEMSPIFYIASGVMILAIIVNGLLKSRKIKKQKTFN, translated from the coding sequence ATGCAAAAATTAGCACTTTTCAGGTTGCATTTGATTGTTTTTTTGTGGGGGTTCACTGCAATTTTGGGAAAGCTGATTCAGGCCAATGCCCAGATTCTTGTTTTTTACAGAATGCTATTTGCTGCCATATTTCTGTTTGTATTCATCAGGATTTATAAAAAGGAGAGTATAAAAGTCTCTAAGAAGATCTTTTTTCAGCTGGCAGGAATAGGTTTTGCGATGGCCCTCCATTGGTACTGTTTTTTTTATTCCATTAAAGTCTCAAATGTTTCAATTGCGCTAAGCTGTCTGTCACTTTCCACTTTATTTGCTTCAATATTAGAGCCAATTATATTTAAAAGAAAGATTGATGTATCAGAAGTCGTTATGGGTGCAGTCATTGTTGCATGTATACTACTGATCTTTAAAACAGAATTTCATTTTAAAGAAGGTATTATCTATGGCGTTCTCTGTGCAGTGTTCGGAACTGTTTTTTCTGTTTTTAATGGGAAAATGTTTGGAAAAACAAGCTCTGGAAACATTATTTTTTATGAAATTTTCTGTGGATGGTTCATTTTGATGCTATTTTATGTAGGAACAGGGCATATTTTTGAAATGAATGAAATAAACTATAGAGATTTGGCGTTAATATGCTTGTTAGCAAGTGTTTTTACCGCCTTTCCGATGCTGGAGTCGGTGAAACTAATGAAATATATTTCGCCTTTTACATTAATTTTAACAGTTAATTTAGAACCTGTTTACGGAATTGTACTAGCTTTTTTTATCTTTGGGGATTCAGAAGAGATGAGCCCGATATTTTATATAGCTTCAGGCGTTATGATACTGGCAATCATTGTGAACGGATTATTGAAATCCAGAAAAATAAAAAAACAAAAAACTTTTAACTAA
- a CDS encoding PorV/PorQ family protein translates to MMKKYFLLAFLLLFGMSQSQIIRKYSNEFLNIGAGARGLAMGGAVISNQDDVYSPMWNPAGLMAIERDWQGAAMHAEYFESIAKYDYLAYAKVLEEGVFGVSVVRLGVDNILNTTQMIDAEGNIDYDKITKFSQSDYAAILSYAFHPAGNPKLDVGVNAKIVYRNVGKFASGYGFGFDIGAIYKADNGWKFGGMLRDATTTVNFWSINQKELSTVVNGEEFNPAPKDKMELTMPKLNAGASKVFNINSSLYVLPEAGINVDFAKTAALISTDFASITPYAGAELGYQKMIFVRLGVNRFQSITDIEDLKRKVSFQPSAGIGIKYRGLTLDYAITNSGIGGSNFYSNFFSLKLDMGQFRND, encoded by the coding sequence ATGATGAAAAAATATTTTTTACTTGCATTTTTACTGCTGTTTGGGATGTCTCAATCTCAGATTATCAGAAAATATTCCAATGAATTTTTGAATATAGGAGCTGGAGCCAGAGGACTCGCTATGGGAGGAGCTGTAATTTCCAACCAGGATGATGTTTATTCTCCTATGTGGAACCCAGCCGGTTTAATGGCCATAGAACGGGACTGGCAGGGAGCAGCCATGCACGCAGAATATTTTGAATCTATTGCGAAATATGATTACCTGGCCTATGCAAAAGTTTTGGAAGAAGGGGTATTTGGAGTGTCTGTCGTAAGATTAGGGGTAGATAACATCCTTAATACAACACAAATGATTGATGCTGAAGGAAATATTGACTACGATAAAATTACAAAGTTTTCCCAGTCTGACTATGCAGCCATTCTTTCTTACGCTTTTCACCCTGCAGGAAATCCTAAACTTGACGTAGGGGTAAATGCTAAAATTGTGTACAGAAATGTAGGTAAATTTGCCAGTGGCTATGGTTTTGGTTTTGATATCGGAGCGATCTATAAAGCTGATAACGGCTGGAAATTCGGGGGTATGTTGCGTGATGCAACAACTACCGTCAACTTTTGGAGCATCAACCAAAAAGAACTTTCAACAGTGGTAAATGGGGAAGAATTTAACCCGGCACCGAAAGATAAAATGGAACTTACCATGCCCAAACTGAATGCAGGAGCAAGTAAAGTATTCAATATCAACAGTAGCCTGTATGTTTTACCGGAAGCCGGGATCAATGTAGATTTTGCTAAAACAGCGGCTTTAATATCTACAGATTTTGCAAGTATTACACCCTATGCAGGTGCTGAATTGGGCTATCAGAAAATGATTTTTGTAAGACTTGGGGTAAACAGATTCCAGTCTATCACGGATATAGAAGACCTTAAAAGAAAAGTTTCTTTCCAACCGAGTGCCGGTATAGGAATTAAGTACAGAGGCCTTACACTGGATTATGCGATTACCAATTCAGGAATCGGGGGATCTAATTTCTATTCTAATTTTTTCTCTCTTAAATTAGATATGGGGCAATTCAGAAATGATTAA
- the uvrC gene encoding excinuclease ABC subunit UvrC yields MNPSLELQLKTLPSEPGVYRYYDKNDQLLYVGKAKHLKKRVLSYFNKNLPGYRIKIMVGKIVRLETTIVNSEYDALLLENNLIKEHRPFYNVLLKDDKTYPWICIKNESFPRIFLTRNVVKDGSEYYGPYAKVRPAKILLDTIKHIYKLRTCNLNLSPSKIAEGKYKVCLEYHIKNCEGPCEDLESKEDYDEKIDAIRGIIKGDFRKAKEYLVNQMMKHAENLKFEEAQIIKERLDILEDYQAKNTVVNPNIDDVDVFGMTSDETAAYVNFFKIRNGNIIQSFTTEIKKILEESDEDIMEEALIEIRQKFSSDSKEVLLPFHLSVEIPNVKLIVPKVGDKKRIVELSEKNAKEYRLEKLKQVQIVDPERHTNRIMAEMQKLLRMPVEPRHIEGFDNSNIQGTNPVSACVVFKDGRPSKADYRIFHPKTVVGANDFATMEEVIYRRYKRMLDEGEDLPQLILIDGGKGQLSSAVKSLRLLGLYGKITIVGIAKRLEEIFFPEDSIPLYLDKKSETLKILQRVRDEAHRFGVKHHRTRRKNSTIKSELEEIPGVGEKTIELLLSKLKSVKRIKESNLETLEEILGKSKAKVIWEFFNGQ; encoded by the coding sequence ATGAATCCTTCTTTAGAATTACAGCTCAAAACTTTACCATCAGAACCGGGCGTTTATCGTTATTATGATAAAAACGATCAATTGCTGTATGTAGGAAAAGCGAAACATTTAAAGAAGAGGGTTCTCTCCTACTTCAACAAAAATCTTCCAGGTTACCGTATCAAGATTATGGTAGGCAAGATTGTCCGTTTAGAAACAACTATCGTTAACAGTGAATACGACGCACTTTTACTGGAAAACAACCTGATCAAAGAACACCGCCCATTTTACAACGTATTACTGAAGGATGATAAAACGTATCCGTGGATCTGCATAAAAAATGAAAGTTTTCCGAGGATATTTCTGACCAGAAATGTGGTAAAAGACGGATCTGAATATTACGGACCTTATGCCAAAGTGCGTCCTGCAAAGATTTTATTGGATACCATTAAGCATATTTATAAGCTCAGGACCTGTAATCTTAATCTTTCCCCTTCTAAAATAGCAGAAGGGAAATATAAAGTATGCCTGGAATATCACATTAAAAACTGTGAAGGCCCATGTGAAGATCTGGAAAGTAAGGAAGATTATGATGAAAAGATTGATGCTATCCGTGGAATTATCAAAGGGGATTTCCGGAAAGCAAAAGAATATCTGGTGAATCAAATGATGAAGCATGCCGAAAATCTTAAGTTTGAAGAGGCCCAGATCATCAAGGAAAGACTGGATATCTTAGAAGATTATCAGGCTAAAAATACAGTGGTCAACCCAAATATTGATGATGTGGATGTTTTTGGAATGACCAGCGACGAAACAGCTGCTTATGTGAATTTCTTTAAGATCAGAAACGGAAATATCATTCAGAGTTTTACTACAGAGATCAAAAAGATCCTTGAAGAAAGTGATGAAGATATTATGGAAGAAGCCCTGATTGAAATCCGACAAAAGTTTAGTTCTGATTCTAAAGAAGTACTGCTTCCGTTTCACCTTTCTGTAGAAATTCCTAATGTAAAGCTGATCGTTCCAAAGGTTGGTGACAAAAAAAGAATCGTGGAGCTGTCAGAAAAAAATGCAAAGGAATACCGTTTGGAAAAATTGAAACAGGTACAGATCGTAGATCCGGAAAGACATACGAACAGAATTATGGCTGAAATGCAGAAACTGTTGAGAATGCCGGTAGAACCCAGACACATTGAAGGCTTTGATAACTCGAATATCCAGGGAACGAATCCTGTTTCTGCATGTGTCGTTTTTAAAGACGGACGACCAAGCAAAGCAGATTATAGAATTTTTCACCCGAAAACTGTAGTTGGCGCCAATGACTTTGCTACGATGGAAGAAGTAATTTACCGTCGTTATAAAAGAATGCTTGATGAAGGGGAAGATCTGCCCCAGCTGATTCTTATCGATGGTGGAAAAGGCCAGCTTTCTTCTGCTGTAAAAAGTTTAAGATTATTAGGCTTATACGGTAAAATCACCATTGTCGGAATTGCGAAAAGACTTGAAGAAATTTTCTTTCCCGAAGATTCTATTCCTTTATATCTCGATAAAAAATCAGAGACATTAAAGATCCTGCAAAGAGTACGTGATGAGGCGCACCGTTTTGGGGTAAAGCATCACAGAACAAGAAGAAAAAATTCTACTATAAAATCTGAACTCGAGGAGATTCCAGGGGTTGGCGAAAAAACAATTGAACTGTTGCTTTCAAAACTGAAATCAGTTAAAAGAATTAAAGAATCCAATCTGGAAACACTGGAAGAAATTCTTGGGAAGAGTAAGGCCAAGGTGATTTGGGAATTTTTTAACGGACAGTAA
- the hutH gene encoding histidine ammonia-lyase — translation MIYGVDVFTFHDVLEICKKPNKAKLNKAAKEQILKSQKNVQKIVESDRCVYGINTGFGPLCDTKISADETAQLQYNLIISHAVGVGKPIDKEFSKIMIIAKVHALSKGFSGVSLEVIERLILMLEKDIIPVVPEQGSVGASGDLAPLAHLVLPLLGLGQVWEGDQIFETMEVLERHDLDPLVLGPKEGLGLINGTQFILAHAIKGLEKFEYLLNLADMTAAMSIEAYRGSESPFKKELHDIRPFEGSKKVAARMVKFLKGSENMKAHEDCERVQDPYSMRCVPQVHGASRNAFEHLKMMAETELNSVTDNPIVLSAEESISGGNFHGQLMALPLDYATLAVAELGNISDRRSYLLLEGKYGLPRLLTESSGLNSGFMIPQYTSAALVTENKTLCFPASADSIPTSLGQEDHVSMGSISGRKFNQVLGNLVNILSVELMFAAQGLEFRRPSKCSKIIEENFAIIRSKVKKLEDDRLIGKDMLAIAELINERRFNVDA, via the coding sequence ATGATATACGGTGTAGATGTTTTTACTTTCCATGATGTTCTGGAAATCTGTAAAAAGCCAAATAAAGCTAAACTTAATAAAGCAGCTAAAGAACAGATCCTGAAATCCCAGAAAAATGTTCAGAAAATAGTAGAGTCCGATAGATGTGTTTATGGGATCAATACGGGATTCGGGCCGCTTTGTGATACTAAGATATCGGCTGACGAAACGGCTCAGCTGCAGTATAACCTTATCATTTCTCACGCGGTAGGGGTAGGAAAGCCTATCGACAAGGAATTTTCCAAAATCATGATCATTGCTAAAGTTCATGCCTTATCTAAAGGTTTTTCAGGCGTTTCTCTGGAAGTAATTGAAAGACTGATCCTGATGCTTGAAAAAGATATCATTCCCGTAGTGCCGGAGCAGGGTTCTGTTGGAGCATCCGGAGATTTAGCTCCTCTTGCCCATCTTGTGCTTCCGTTACTAGGACTGGGACAGGTCTGGGAAGGAGATCAGATCTTTGAAACGATGGAAGTTTTAGAAAGACACGATCTTGATCCATTGGTACTAGGTCCAAAAGAAGGTCTTGGACTGATCAACGGGACACAGTTTATTCTGGCTCATGCCATAAAAGGTTTAGAAAAGTTTGAATACTTATTAAACCTTGCAGATATGACAGCAGCAATGAGTATTGAAGCTTACAGAGGTTCCGAAAGTCCGTTTAAAAAAGAGCTTCATGACATCAGACCTTTTGAAGGAAGCAAAAAAGTAGCGGCCAGAATGGTGAAGTTTTTAAAAGGTTCTGAAAATATGAAAGCTCATGAAGACTGCGAGAGAGTTCAGGATCCTTATTCCATGAGATGTGTACCACAGGTGCATGGTGCCAGCAGAAATGCTTTTGAACACCTTAAAATGATGGCTGAAACAGAACTGAATTCAGTGACAGACAACCCGATCGTTCTAAGTGCTGAAGAGTCTATTTCCGGAGGGAATTTCCACGGACAGCTGATGGCACTTCCTTTAGATTATGCGACACTGGCTGTTGCTGAATTGGGAAATATTTCAGATAGAAGAAGTTATTTACTATTAGAAGGGAAATACGGACTTCCAAGATTATTGACAGAAAGCTCAGGACTGAATTCAGGATTCATGATCCCACAATATACTTCTGCAGCATTGGTTACGGAAAATAAGACATTATGCTTCCCGGCATCAGCAGACTCCATTCCTACAAGTCTAGGACAGGAAGATCACGTTTCTATGGGAAGTATTTCCGGTAGAAAATTCAATCAGGTTTTAGGAAATCTGGTAAATATTTTATCAGTAGAACTAATGTTTGCAGCACAGGGACTGGAATTCAGAAGGCCCTCCAAATGTTCCAAGATCATAGAAGAAAACTTTGCCATTATCCGTTCTAAGGTGAAAAAACTGGAAGATGACAGGCTGATCGGAAAAGATATGCTTGCAATTGCTGAACTGATCAATGAAAGAAGGTTTAATGTAGATGCCTAA